One Staphylococcus ratti DNA segment encodes these proteins:
- the purK gene encoding 5-(carboxyamino)imidazole ribonucleotide synthase, translating to MTYNKLKFGSTIGIIGGGQLGKMMAQSAQKMGYRVIVLDPDAACPTQYVAHEFIHAAYDDAEALEELGTKSDVITYEFENINAKQLQKLTERFNVPQGYDAIQRLQDRLIEKQSIQNAGARVVPFVQVTSPNDLNMAVKELGYPFMLKTRFGGYDGKGQVFVDSEQKLEEALALIQEQECVAEQFLELKREVSLTVTRGLNGEILFFPLQENEHRNQILFKTVVPARVHHTAIAQEEVRKITQAIHFIGTFTVEFFIDENDELYVNEIAPRPHNSGHYSIEACDYSQFDTHIMAVTGQQLPPEIQLLKPAVMMNLLGKDLDLLEDVFASHPEWHVHIYGKTSRKPLRKMGHLTQLTNDIETVESDLINYFEGRQS from the coding sequence GGGCTATCGTGTCATTGTTTTAGACCCAGATGCAGCGTGCCCTACGCAATACGTCGCACATGAATTTATTCATGCAGCTTACGATGATGCGGAGGCTTTGGAGGAATTAGGAACGAAATCTGATGTGATCACTTATGAGTTTGAAAATATTAACGCTAAACAACTTCAAAAATTAACAGAGCGTTTTAATGTGCCACAAGGTTATGATGCCATTCAACGCTTGCAAGATCGCCTAATAGAAAAACAATCTATTCAAAATGCGGGTGCACGAGTCGTACCATTTGTTCAAGTGACTTCGCCGAATGATTTGAATATGGCGGTTAAGGAACTGGGTTATCCATTTATGTTAAAAACCCGTTTTGGTGGTTATGACGGTAAAGGACAAGTATTTGTGGATTCAGAGCAGAAATTAGAAGAAGCACTTGCACTTATCCAAGAACAAGAATGTGTCGCAGAACAATTTCTTGAATTAAAACGTGAAGTTTCGTTGACAGTCACTAGAGGTTTAAACGGTGAAATATTATTTTTCCCACTTCAAGAAAATGAACATCGTAATCAAATTCTTTTCAAAACGGTTGTTCCTGCAAGAGTGCATCATACCGCGATTGCGCAAGAAGAAGTTCGAAAGATTACACAAGCCATTCATTTTATAGGAACTTTTACAGTTGAATTTTTTATTGACGAAAATGATGAATTATATGTAAACGAAATTGCACCTAGACCACACAATTCTGGACATTATTCAATAGAAGCATGTGACTATTCACAATTTGACACACATATTATGGCTGTTACAGGCCAGCAATTGCCGCCAGAGATTCAGTTATTAAAACCAGCTGTGATGATGAACTTACTTGGAAAAGATTTGGACTTGCTTGAAGACGTTTTTGCGTCTCATCCTGAATGGCATGTTCACATTTACGGTAAAACATCTCGCAAGCCATTGCGTAAGATGGGGCATCTTACACAACTGACAAATGATATTGAAACAGTAGAAAGCGATTTAATAAATTACTTTGAAGGGAG